Proteins from a single region of Rhodovibrio salinarum DSM 9154:
- a CDS encoding tyrosine recombinase XerC, which produces MPDPATVAADDLVRAIQRWQAWLADEKQASPHTRDAYARDLQAFLTFIAGHLGDRPGLSELDSLTVADFRAWLAQRHERGLQRTSTARALSTVRNFFAWAARNELAQNAAVRAVRAPRLPRQVPKALNSEDMEEVLRSVRELAPEPWVAKRDVAVMLLLYGCGLRIGEALALTVKEAPSEQDEVLLVTGKGNKQRRVPLLPIVGQAVQAYLAACPHPLRPDDPLFLGVRGGALSARRLQERLQQIRRLVGLSESTTPHALRHTFATQLLSAGGDLRAIQELLGHASLSTTQRYTAVDAAGLSRVYDQTHPRAKG; this is translated from the coding sequence TTGCCCGACCCAGCCACGGTCGCGGCCGACGATCTCGTCCGCGCGATCCAACGCTGGCAAGCCTGGCTCGCCGACGAGAAGCAGGCGAGCCCGCATACCCGCGATGCCTATGCCCGCGACCTGCAAGCTTTTCTGACCTTCATCGCCGGCCACCTGGGCGACCGCCCCGGCCTCAGCGAACTGGATTCCCTGACGGTCGCCGACTTCCGCGCCTGGCTCGCCCAGCGGCACGAACGCGGTCTGCAACGCACCTCGACCGCCCGGGCGCTCTCCACGGTGCGCAATTTCTTCGCCTGGGCCGCGCGCAACGAGCTTGCGCAAAACGCCGCCGTGCGCGCCGTGCGGGCGCCGCGCCTGCCCCGACAGGTGCCCAAGGCGCTCAACTCCGAAGACATGGAGGAGGTGCTGCGCAGTGTGCGCGAACTGGCGCCCGAACCGTGGGTGGCCAAACGCGACGTGGCGGTGATGCTGCTGCTCTACGGCTGCGGCCTGCGCATCGGGGAAGCGCTCGCGCTCACCGTGAAGGAAGCCCCAAGCGAGCAGGATGAAGTGTTGCTGGTGACGGGTAAGGGCAACAAGCAACGCCGCGTGCCGCTGCTGCCGATCGTGGGCCAAGCGGTGCAGGCCTACCTCGCCGCCTGCCCGCATCCCCTCCGGCCCGATGACCCGCTGTTCCTGGGCGTGCGCGGCGGCGCCCTCTCCGCCCGCCGACTGCAAGAACGGCTGCAGCAGATCCGTCGGCTGGTCGGGCTGTCGGAATCGACCACGCCGCACGCCCTGCGCCACACCTTCGCCACCCAGCTGCTGTCCGCCGGCGGCGACCTGCGGGCGATCCAGGAACTGCTGGGCCACGCCAGCCTGTCGACCACCCAACGCTACACCGCCGTCGACGCCGCAGGCCTGAGCCGCGTTTACGACCAGACGCATCCCCGCGCGAAAGGGTAG
- a CDS encoding DUF6352 family protein, whose protein sequence is MTDSPQTDFWPDSGYDLLQVRDDGRLAVTDAYLRRFLQRPELAPVAESNAAERQLHAELLDRPRMAVPDSRLDALGDPDAVENYQVALAFRDRLVQSGTLEAAYLGLFLNPGAHGGVPVPPLFVDLLAQAIVRHLIAGTQDALRARAAELLFREQAVTINEGFIMTADHAVVERHAEGGGFGDLGRLVQQAQTPLRTVDLDVLDSETAHTYWARAHKHDTVLNLNFAGDGLDAFCRVLEAWVAHMLGVRVAIQPVQQITDARWVWHVGLDKEASRLLDDLWHGAEVGDARLARLLSLFRLEFQDPSVMIADIQGRPVYLALMMTEDKRLKLKPQNLLLNLPLAERA, encoded by the coding sequence ATGACCGATTCGCCTCAGACCGATTTCTGGCCCGACAGCGGCTACGACCTGCTGCAGGTGCGCGACGACGGCCGGCTCGCCGTCACCGACGCCTATCTCCGTCGTTTCCTGCAACGCCCCGAACTCGCGCCGGTGGCCGAGTCCAACGCGGCCGAGCGCCAGCTGCATGCCGAGCTGCTGGACAGACCCCGCATGGCGGTGCCCGACAGCCGGCTGGATGCGCTGGGCGATCCGGATGCGGTGGAGAACTATCAGGTCGCGCTCGCCTTCCGCGACCGGCTGGTGCAGTCGGGAACGCTGGAAGCGGCCTATCTGGGCCTGTTCCTGAACCCGGGCGCGCACGGCGGTGTGCCGGTGCCGCCCCTGTTCGTCGATCTGCTGGCTCAGGCGATCGTCCGGCACCTGATCGCGGGCACGCAGGACGCGTTGAGGGCGCGTGCGGCCGAGTTGTTGTTCCGCGAGCAGGCGGTGACGATCAACGAGGGCTTCATCATGACCGCCGACCACGCGGTGGTGGAGAGGCATGCCGAGGGCGGCGGCTTCGGCGATCTCGGCCGGCTGGTCCAGCAGGCGCAAACGCCGCTGCGCACCGTCGATCTGGACGTGCTGGACAGCGAGACCGCGCACACCTACTGGGCGCGCGCGCACAAGCACGACACGGTGCTGAACCTGAACTTCGCGGGCGACGGGTTGGACGCCTTCTGCCGGGTGCTGGAGGCGTGGGTGGCCCACATGCTAGGCGTCCGCGTGGCGATCCAGCCGGTGCAGCAGATCACCGACGCCCGCTGGGTCTGGCACGTCGGCCTGGACAAGGAGGCGAGCCGGCTGCTCGACGACCTGTGGCACGGCGCGGAGGTGGGGGACGCGCGGTTGGCGCGTCTGCTCTCGCTGTTCCGCCTGGAGTTCCAGGACCCCAGCGTGATGATCGCCGACATCCAGGGGAGGCCGGTCTATCTCGCGCTGATGATGACCGAGGACAAACGCCTCAAGCTCAAGCCGCAGAACCTGCTGCTCAACTTGCCGCTCGCCGAGCGGGCTTGA
- a CDS encoding N-acetylmuramoyl-L-alanine amidase, translating to MAKRLGHRLAGLLVLLVLAGLAAPQSAQADDPTVSAVRLGQHPDKTRFVMELSTAAPYEVFTLSNPYRVVIDLPQVDWQIPENKMGEADVGLVRALRFGLFSPTTSRVVLDAKTPVAIDKVFRLSPREGYPYRLVVDMKRVSQTRFASLSDRRITSEEPLPKPDPQQRAPEPDRGDKRPTIVLDAGHGGVDPGAIGVSGTHEKDIVLDYAKHLRELLESTGRYRVVLTRQRDIFLRLRERIKLAQEAEGDLFISLHANTHNSGKIRGASVYTLSENASDKEAAQLAAKENKSDIIAGVNLGGQTKVVSQILIDLAQRETMNESKHFANVLVDELGQSVKLLGNTHRYAGFAVLKSPNIPSVLVEIGYMTNRQEEQQLLTASHRRKVNQEILDAVDSFFEWQEARRLR from the coding sequence ATGGCCAAGCGGCTCGGACATCGACTGGCGGGACTGCTCGTCCTGCTGGTGCTGGCGGGGCTCGCCGCGCCGCAATCGGCGCAGGCGGACGACCCGACTGTGTCCGCCGTACGGCTGGGGCAGCACCCGGATAAAACCCGCTTCGTCATGGAGTTATCCACGGCCGCCCCGTACGAGGTGTTCACCCTGTCCAACCCGTACCGGGTGGTGATCGACCTGCCGCAAGTCGACTGGCAGATCCCGGAAAACAAGATGGGCGAAGCCGACGTCGGACTTGTCCGGGCGCTGCGTTTCGGCTTGTTCTCGCCGACCACGAGCCGCGTCGTACTGGATGCCAAAACGCCGGTGGCGATCGATAAGGTGTTCCGCTTGAGCCCCCGGGAGGGCTATCCGTACCGCCTTGTGGTCGACATGAAGCGGGTCAGCCAGACCAGGTTCGCGAGCCTGAGCGACCGGCGGATCACGTCCGAGGAGCCGCTGCCGAAACCCGACCCGCAGCAGCGCGCGCCCGAACCGGATCGCGGCGACAAGCGCCCGACGATCGTGCTCGACGCCGGCCACGGCGGCGTTGACCCCGGGGCGATCGGCGTGTCCGGAACGCACGAAAAGGACATTGTCCTCGACTACGCCAAGCATCTGCGCGAGTTGTTGGAAAGCACCGGTCGCTACCGCGTCGTCCTGACCCGCCAGCGGGATATCTTCCTGCGCCTGCGCGAGCGTATCAAGCTGGCGCAGGAGGCCGAGGGCGACCTGTTCATCTCGCTGCACGCCAACACGCACAACTCCGGCAAGATCCGGGGCGCGAGCGTCTACACCCTGTCGGAAAACGCCTCCGACAAGGAAGCCGCGCAACTGGCGGCGAAAGAGAACAAGTCCGACATCATCGCCGGCGTCAATCTGGGCGGTCAGACCAAGGTGGTCAGCCAGATCCTGATCGACCTCGCCCAGCGGGAGACGATGAACGAGTCCAAGCACTTCGCCAACGTTCTGGTGGACGAGCTTGGACAGTCGGTGAAACTTCTGGGCAACACGCACCGCTACGCCGGCTTCGCCGTGCTGAAGTCGCCGAACATCCCCAGCGTGCTGGTCGAGATCGGCTACATGACCAACCGCCAGGAGGAACAGCAACTCCTGACCGCCAGCCATCGTCGGAAGGTCAATCAGGAAATCCTGGACGCGGTCGACAGCTTTTTCGAATGGCAGGAAGCCCGCCGATTGCGGTAG
- a CDS encoding Rne/Rng family ribonuclease — translation MTRRMLLDASHPEEARVVVMSGNRLDEFDYETKDKKQLKGNIYLAKVTRVEPSLQAAFVDYGGNRHGFLPFSEIHPDYYRLPVADREALIAEEEEAQKHQSEDENAGPEDDDEDSDSPDAASEAAADATRRRRRSRKGGDEGETVGAGESEETTDPEVEQVETAQSVETLAGDDIEDAARRRAASLGRYKIQEVIKRRQVMLVQVVKEERGNKGAALTTYLSLAGRYCVLMPNTAKGGGISRKIASVADRKRLKGVLSELHIPGGMAVIVRTAGSNRSKLEIKRDYEYLLRLWDQIRSTTLESTAPSLIYEEADLIKRAIRDLYTREMDEILVEGEEGYKAAKTFMRSLMPSHAKKVKKYEDPKVPILHRFQVEGQLDDIHNPIVQLKSGGYIVLNQTEALVAIDVNSGKATKERHIEETAFKTNLEAADEIARQLKLRDLAGLIVIDFIDMDAAKNNREVEQRLKEAMRQDRARIQLGRISPFGLLELSRQRLRPSLHEMSTEVCKTCGGSGFVRSPDSTALHVLRALEEEGIKRGGGEVQLTVPTQVALYVLNDKRDRLMDVEQRYGFRVRIETDDRLVSPAHRLDRLSSTPTEDRQPGVTAEAIDVPADAELMEDASADAGAESSPDEKSDGNGRSAKRSRRGGRKRANGDRRGDDGEEVREAAQQAVDAADDSQAEGSERQPAEEQAGEGSAEDQAAKRRRRRGKRGGRRRSRRREDEQGAEQQNVQDGTSSDEQPAEIDHRAESSEAVDMLPAPQSGDEVETPHAAADEAETDNGQAAQDPASPVAAAETADADQARAVATDETVSSDTAEAAETPAQSSSKTKRSSRSRRSRKKTEAPAQAEAGADPAEGEAAPADAQASDNGAAETPTGKSSKRKSGGGRKAAKSKAKPSAEEAPVAETPADRKPASTAPAETDGTPAEAQASEGQGADRAAAEQSGGAPTEAPVESAPSAPTDAPETSAHVPASTTRDEAPDQEAPDQGATGNEAEQPAESAFGEAAQPNGVDEIGDQPRTPKRRGWWQKLVN, via the coding sequence ATGACCCGACGCATGCTCCTGGACGCCAGCCACCCGGAAGAAGCCCGGGTGGTCGTCATGTCCGGCAATCGACTGGATGAATTCGACTACGAGACAAAAGACAAGAAGCAGCTCAAGGGCAATATCTACCTGGCGAAAGTGACCCGGGTAGAGCCTTCGCTTCAGGCCGCCTTCGTTGACTACGGCGGCAACCGGCATGGCTTTCTGCCGTTTTCAGAAATTCATCCCGACTACTACCGTCTCCCGGTTGCCGATCGCGAAGCGCTGATCGCCGAGGAAGAGGAGGCGCAGAAGCATCAGTCCGAGGACGAGAACGCCGGGCCGGAAGACGACGACGAGGATTCGGACAGCCCCGATGCGGCTTCCGAGGCAGCGGCCGACGCCACCCGTCGCCGGCGCCGGTCGCGGAAGGGCGGCGATGAAGGGGAAACGGTCGGCGCTGGGGAAAGCGAGGAAACGACCGATCCCGAGGTCGAGCAGGTCGAGACCGCTCAGTCGGTCGAGACGCTGGCCGGCGACGACATCGAGGATGCCGCCCGCCGCCGCGCGGCCAGCCTGGGCCGTTACAAGATCCAGGAGGTGATCAAGCGCCGGCAGGTCATGCTGGTGCAGGTCGTCAAGGAAGAGCGCGGCAATAAGGGCGCGGCGCTCACCACCTACCTCTCCTTGGCCGGACGTTACTGCGTCCTGATGCCAAACACCGCCAAGGGCGGCGGTATCTCCCGCAAAATTGCCAGCGTTGCCGACCGCAAACGCCTGAAGGGGGTGCTGTCCGAACTGCACATCCCCGGCGGCATGGCGGTGATCGTGCGCACGGCGGGGTCCAACCGCTCCAAGCTGGAGATCAAGCGGGACTACGAATACCTGCTCAGGCTGTGGGATCAGATTCGCTCGACCACGCTGGAGTCCACCGCGCCTTCGCTGATCTACGAGGAAGCCGATCTGATCAAGCGGGCGATCCGGGATCTCTATACCCGCGAGATGGACGAAATCCTGGTCGAGGGCGAGGAAGGCTACAAGGCGGCGAAGACGTTCATGCGCTCGCTGATGCCTTCGCACGCCAAGAAAGTGAAGAAGTACGAAGATCCGAAGGTCCCGATCTTGCACCGTTTCCAGGTCGAGGGGCAGCTGGACGACATTCACAACCCGATCGTCCAGTTGAAGTCGGGTGGCTACATCGTCCTGAACCAGACCGAGGCGCTGGTTGCGATCGACGTCAATAGCGGCAAGGCGACCAAGGAGCGCCACATCGAGGAGACGGCGTTCAAGACCAACCTCGAGGCCGCCGACGAGATCGCCCGACAGCTCAAGCTCCGCGACCTGGCCGGGCTGATCGTGATCGACTTCATCGACATGGACGCGGCCAAGAACAACCGCGAGGTCGAGCAGCGCCTGAAGGAGGCGATGCGCCAGGACCGCGCGCGCATCCAGCTTGGCCGGATCTCGCCGTTCGGCCTCCTGGAGCTGTCGCGTCAGCGTTTGCGGCCCAGCCTGCACGAGATGTCGACCGAGGTCTGCAAGACCTGTGGGGGCAGCGGCTTCGTCCGGTCGCCGGATTCGACGGCTCTGCACGTGCTGCGTGCGCTCGAGGAAGAGGGCATTAAGCGTGGCGGCGGCGAGGTGCAGCTGACCGTGCCGACGCAGGTCGCCCTCTACGTGCTGAACGACAAGCGCGACCGGTTGATGGACGTCGAGCAGCGCTACGGCTTCCGGGTGCGCATCGAGACCGACGATCGACTCGTGTCGCCGGCCCACCGGCTCGACCGCCTGTCGTCGACCCCCACAGAGGATCGCCAGCCCGGCGTGACCGCCGAAGCGATCGACGTGCCGGCGGACGCGGAGTTGATGGAGGACGCCAGTGCCGACGCTGGGGCTGAGTCCAGCCCGGACGAAAAGTCCGACGGCAATGGGCGCAGCGCCAAGCGCAGCCGGCGCGGTGGACGCAAGCGCGCGAATGGCGACAGGCGCGGCGATGACGGCGAGGAGGTGCGCGAGGCCGCGCAGCAGGCGGTTGACGCCGCCGACGACTCGCAGGCCGAAGGGAGCGAGCGCCAGCCAGCCGAAGAACAGGCCGGCGAGGGCAGTGCGGAAGACCAGGCCGCCAAGCGTCGGCGTCGCCGGGGCAAGCGTGGCGGCCGCCGCCGCTCGCGCCGCCGCGAGGACGAGCAGGGCGCCGAACAGCAGAACGTGCAGGACGGCACGTCCTCTGACGAGCAACCGGCTGAGATCGACCATCGCGCTGAGTCATCCGAGGCGGTCGACATGCTGCCGGCGCCGCAGTCGGGCGACGAGGTCGAGACCCCGCACGCGGCGGCAGATGAGGCTGAGACCGACAACGGCCAGGCCGCCCAAGACCCGGCCAGCCCCGTTGCGGCCGCGGAGACTGCGGACGCCGATCAGGCGCGCGCTGTTGCCACGGATGAGACCGTATCAAGCGACACGGCCGAGGCGGCGGAGACGCCGGCCCAGTCCAGCAGCAAGACCAAGCGTTCCAGCCGGTCGCGGCGGTCGCGTAAGAAGACCGAGGCGCCCGCCCAGGCTGAAGCCGGTGCCGACCCGGCTGAAGGCGAAGCGGCCCCGGCCGACGCGCAAGCCTCCGACAATGGCGCGGCTGAGACGCCCACGGGCAAGAGCAGCAAGCGCAAGTCGGGCGGCGGTCGTAAGGCCGCCAAATCGAAGGCCAAGCCAAGCGCGGAGGAGGCGCCGGTCGCCGAGACACCGGCCGATCGCAAGCCCGCCAGTACGGCCCCGGCGGAGACGGACGGGACACCGGCCGAAGCTCAGGCGTCCGAGGGTCAAGGCGCGGACCGTGCGGCCGCCGAGCAATCGGGTGGTGCTCCCACCGAGGCACCGGTCGAATCGGCGCCCTCTGCCCCGACGGACGCGCCGGAGACGTCGGCGCATGTGCCCGCCTCGACGACGCGCGATGAAGCCCCAGACCAGGAGGCGCCAGACCAGGGCGCGACCGGCAACGAGGCGGAGCAGCCTGCCGAGAGCGCCTTCGGCGAAGCGGCCCAGCCCAATGGCGTCGACGAGATCGGCGATCAGCCCCGTACGCCCAAGCGGCGCGGCTGGTGGCAGAAACTGGTCAACTGA
- the prfB gene encoding peptide chain release factor 2 (programmed frameshift), with protein MRAETESLASAIRESLALLRRHLDWDNARRRLDELNAYAEDPNIWNDPDRAQELMKERQHLETRIKTVQQFDQELEDAIELESLGDSEEDEDTVQEAQEALRDLQGRVQKMEIESLLSGEADANDTYLEVNAGAGGTEAQDWAHMLRRMYVRWAESQGYKVEQIAETPGEEAGIKSATLRISGHNAFGWLKSESGVHRLVRISPFDSQARRHTSFASVWVYPVIDDRIEVEILDKDVRVDTFRSSGAGGQHVNTTDSAVRLTHIPTGIVVGCQSGRSQHQNRAQAWDMLRARLYERELKRREEAAQATADQKSDIGWGNQLRSYVLQPYQMVKDVRTGVERTDSKKVLDGDITDFLEAALAQKVAPDQDAEDEDARA; from the exons ATGCGCGCGGAAACCGAAAGCTTGGCCAGCGCGATTCGCGAATCGCTGGCCCTGCTGAGGAGGCATCTT GACTGGGATAACGCCCGGCGCCGCCTCGACGAACTGAACGCCTACGCCGAAGACCCGAACATCTGGAACGATCCGGACCGGGCCCAGGAGCTGATGAAGGAGCGTCAGCATCTGGAGACCCGGATCAAGACCGTCCAGCAGTTCGATCAGGAACTGGAAGACGCGATCGAACTGGAATCCCTCGGAGATTCGGAAGAGGACGAGGATACCGTCCAGGAAGCGCAGGAAGCCCTGCGCGACCTGCAGGGTCGTGTCCAGAAGATGGAGATCGAGTCCCTCCTCTCCGGCGAGGCGGACGCCAACGATACCTACCTCGAAGTCAACGCCGGCGCCGGCGGCACGGAGGCGCAGGACTGGGCGCACATGCTCCGGCGCATGTACGTCCGCTGGGCCGAGAGCCAAGGCTACAAGGTCGAGCAGATCGCCGAGACGCCCGGCGAGGAAGCCGGCATCAAGTCGGCGACGCTGCGCATCTCCGGCCACAACGCCTTCGGCTGGCTGAAGAGCGAGAGCGGCGTGCACCGGCTGGTACGGATTTCGCCGTTCGACAGCCAGGCACGCCGACACACCTCGTTCGCCAGCGTCTGGGTCTACCCGGTGATCGACGACCGGATCGAGGTCGAGATCCTGGACAAGGATGTGCGCGTTGACACCTTCCGCTCCTCCGGCGCGGGCGGACAGCACGTCAACACGACCGATTCGGCCGTGCGCCTGACCCACATCCCCACCGGCATCGTGGTCGGCTGCCAGTCCGGCCGCTCGCAGCACCAGAACCGGGCACAAGCTTGGGACATGCTGCGCGCGCGCCTGTACGAGCGCGAACTCAAGCGCCGCGAGGAAGCGGCTCAGGCAACCGCCGACCAGAAGTCGGACATCGGCTGGGGCAACCAGCTCCGCTCCTACGTTCTGCAGCCCTACCAGATGGTCAAGGACGTGCGCACCGGCGTCGAACGCACCGACAGCAAGAAGGTGCTGGACGGCGACATCACCGACTTCCTGGAAGCCGCCCTCGCCCAGAAGGTCGCGCCGGACCAGGACGCGGAGGACGAGGACGCCCGCGCCTAA
- a CDS encoding succinylglutamate desuccinylase/aspartoacylase domain-containing protein gives MRDIDQPSQVGCSIDLSANGKQHGHMMVPHSRNESAWGTLMVPIASVKNGDGPVMLVTAGNHGDEYEGQLAVLKLLNRLSADGFKGQLIAIPALNLLAQRADTRVSPQDNGNMNRAFPGHPRGTVTQRVAHFVWQQLMPRADIVVDLHSGGHSLNFVPSAVMHELPDKELQAKTEAALKAFGAPVALQLVELDAVGMLDTAAEEMGKLFISTELGGAAMVTPETVGVADRGLDNLLKHFGMIEGAPSGHQSRMMTTPDGAYTMSHHAGLYEPLVELGEEVKAGQEIARVHFLEDGGHAPVAYTAPISGLLYCRRVQGWCGRGDTLALVAQDL, from the coding sequence ATGCGCGATATCGACCAGCCTTCCCAGGTCGGCTGCTCCATCGACCTGTCGGCCAATGGCAAGCAGCACGGCCACATGATGGTGCCGCATTCCCGCAACGAGAGCGCGTGGGGCACGCTGATGGTGCCGATCGCCAGCGTGAAGAACGGCGATGGGCCGGTCATGCTGGTCACGGCCGGCAACCACGGCGACGAGTACGAGGGCCAGCTGGCGGTGCTCAAGCTGTTGAACCGGCTCAGTGCCGACGGCTTCAAGGGACAGCTGATCGCGATCCCGGCGCTCAACCTGCTGGCTCAGCGCGCCGACACCCGGGTCAGCCCGCAGGACAACGGCAACATGAACCGGGCCTTCCCCGGCCATCCGCGCGGTACCGTCACCCAGCGGGTGGCGCACTTCGTCTGGCAACAATTGATGCCGCGCGCGGATATCGTGGTCGACCTGCACTCCGGCGGACATTCGCTCAACTTCGTGCCGTCGGCGGTGATGCACGAGCTGCCCGACAAGGAGCTGCAGGCGAAGACGGAGGCCGCGCTGAAGGCGTTCGGTGCGCCGGTGGCCCTGCAGCTCGTCGAGCTCGACGCGGTTGGCATGCTCGATACGGCGGCGGAGGAGATGGGCAAGCTGTTCATCTCCACCGAGCTCGGCGGCGCGGCGATGGTGACGCCGGAGACGGTGGGCGTCGCCGATCGCGGGCTCGACAACCTGCTCAAGCACTTCGGCATGATCGAGGGGGCGCCGAGCGGCCACCAAAGCCGGATGATGACCACCCCGGACGGTGCCTACACGATGTCCCATCACGCCGGCCTGTACGAGCCGCTGGTCGAGTTGGGGGAGGAGGTCAAGGCCGGGCAGGAGATCGCCCGCGTGCACTTCCTGGAGGACGGCGGGCATGCACCGGTCGCCTACACCGCCCCGATCTCCGGCCTGCTCTACTGCCGCCGCGTCCAGGGCTGGTGCGGCCGCGGCGACACCTTGGCCCTGGTCGCGCAAGACCTGTAG
- a CDS encoding penicillin-binding protein 1A → MISLVALLLLGCLVAAGGTLYVFWTYGQGLPDYKQLADYQPPTTTRVYAEDGRLLEEYAKEKRVFVPIEAMPRRVINAFLSAEDKNFYQHPGVDFPSIIAAAYNNLKRLGTDQRPVGASTITQQVAKNFLLTNEVSIERKIREAILAFRMEQTFTKDRILELYLNEIYLGSRSYGVAAAALNYFNKSLDNLTVAEAAYLAALPKAPNNYQVDLHPDAAKARRDWVIRQMHENGYIDADTAQHAQDAPIETRRRDATEIAEADYFGEEVRRELIQLYGEDKVYGGGMSVRATLDPELQRYAKNALQDGLIAYDREHGWRGAQRTLDIEGRDAPWQSKLQDLSPPGGMPESWRQAVVVAVGPDAARVGFTDGSTGLILMSGMDWARPQLKNQRVGAKPRRPEQVVSIGDVVLVSAIQDSDNFRLEQMPQVSGAIIALDPHTGRVLAMQGGFSFDSSQFNRATQAGRQPGSSFKPFVYLSALENGYTPATIILDAPFVIDQGQGLGKWKPANYSGNFYGPTPMRVGIEQSKNLMTVRLAQSVGMDKISNTAERFGIYDHLPHQLAMALGAGETKLLKLATAYGQLVNGGKNIKPTLIDRVQDREGKTIFKHDDRPCPGCDADLWLNQQPPEIPDDRAQVTDPASAYQIVSMLRGVVERGTGRRMRSLNRPLAGKTGTTNDSVDTWFMGFSPDLVAGVYVGFDNPRTLGPNSFGSNTAGPIWKQFMQNALEGEPKVPFRIPSGIKLVRMNLDTGQPARPGDDNVILEAFKTGNSPAQDRRVIGQGQTAANDNSGSSSGQNGGAQAPADTGTGGGLY, encoded by the coding sequence GTGATCTCTCTCGTAGCGCTCCTGCTGCTGGGCTGCCTGGTGGCCGCCGGCGGGACGCTGTACGTGTTCTGGACCTACGGCCAGGGTCTGCCGGACTATAAGCAGCTGGCCGACTATCAGCCACCGACCACCACGCGCGTCTACGCCGAAGATGGTCGGCTGCTGGAAGAATACGCCAAGGAGAAGCGTGTCTTCGTCCCGATCGAGGCGATGCCGCGGCGCGTGATCAATGCCTTCCTGTCGGCGGAAGACAAGAACTTCTATCAGCACCCGGGCGTGGACTTCCCCTCGATCATCGCCGCCGCCTACAACAACCTGAAGCGCCTGGGCACCGACCAGCGCCCGGTGGGCGCGTCGACCATCACCCAGCAGGTGGCCAAGAACTTCCTGCTGACCAACGAGGTGTCGATCGAACGCAAGATCCGCGAGGCGATCCTGGCCTTCCGGATGGAGCAGACGTTCACCAAGGACCGCATCCTCGAGCTGTACCTGAACGAGATATACCTCGGCAGCCGCTCCTACGGGGTCGCCGCGGCGGCGCTGAATTACTTCAACAAGTCGCTCGACAACCTCACCGTGGCCGAGGCCGCCTACCTCGCCGCCCTGCCCAAGGCCCCGAACAACTATCAGGTCGACCTCCACCCGGACGCGGCCAAGGCCCGGCGCGACTGGGTCATCCGGCAGATGCACGAAAACGGCTATATCGACGCCGACACCGCGCAACATGCCCAGGACGCGCCGATCGAGACCCGTCGGCGCGACGCCACCGAGATCGCCGAGGCCGACTACTTCGGCGAGGAAGTGCGCCGCGAACTGATCCAGTTGTATGGCGAGGACAAGGTCTACGGTGGCGGGATGAGCGTGCGTGCCACGCTTGACCCGGAACTGCAGCGCTACGCCAAGAACGCCCTGCAGGACGGCCTGATCGCCTACGACCGCGAGCATGGCTGGCGCGGGGCGCAGCGGACGCTCGACATCGAAGGCCGTGACGCCCCCTGGCAAAGCAAGCTGCAGGACCTGAGCCCGCCCGGAGGCATGCCGGAAAGCTGGCGCCAGGCGGTCGTGGTCGCCGTCGGGCCGGACGCCGCCCGGGTCGGCTTCACCGACGGAAGCACGGGCCTGATCCTGATGTCGGGCATGGACTGGGCTCGGCCGCAACTGAAGAACCAGCGGGTCGGCGCCAAGCCACGGCGCCCGGAACAGGTGGTCTCGATCGGCGACGTCGTGCTGGTTTCGGCGATCCAGGACAGCGACAACTTCCGCCTGGAACAGATGCCGCAGGTGTCCGGCGCGATTATCGCGCTCGACCCCCACACCGGCCGCGTTCTGGCGATGCAGGGCGGCTTCTCGTTCGACAGCAGCCAGTTCAACCGCGCCACCCAGGCAGGCCGCCAGCCGGGTTCCTCGTTCAAGCCGTTCGTCTATCTCTCCGCCCTGGAGAACGGCTATACCCCGGCAACGATCATCCTCGACGCCCCCTTCGTGATCGACCAGGGCCAGGGCCTCGGCAAGTGGAAGCCGGCGAACTACTCCGGCAACTTCTACGGCCCGACCCCGATGCGCGTTGGCATCGAGCAGTCCAAGAACCTGATGACCGTGCGCCTGGCGCAGTCGGTCGGGATGGACAAGATATCCAACACGGCCGAGCGGTTCGGGATCTACGATCACCTGCCGCACCAGCTGGCCATGGCGTTGGGCGCGGGCGAGACCAAACTGCTCAAGCTGGCCACCGCGTACGGCCAGCTGGTCAACGGCGGCAAGAATATCAAGCCGACCCTGATCGACCGGGTGCAGGACCGTGAGGGCAAGACGATCTTCAAGCACGACGACCGCCCCTGCCCCGGCTGCGACGCCGATCTGTGGCTGAACCAGCAGCCACCCGAAATCCCAGACGACCGGGCGCAGGTGACCGATCCGGCCTCCGCCTACCAGATCGTCTCCATGCTGCGCGGCGTGGTGGAGCGCGGCACCGGCCGGCGGATGCGGTCGCTCAACCGTCCGCTGGCGGGCAAGACCGGCACCACCAACGACAGCGTCGACACCTGGTTCATGGGCTTTTCGCCGGACCTCGTGGCGGGCGTCTACGTCGGCTTCGACAATCCCCGCACCCTGGGGCCGAACTCCTTCGGCTCCAACACCGCCGGGCCGATCTGGAAGCAGTTCATGCAGAACGCGCTCGAAGGCGAGCCCAAGGTGCCTTTCCGCATCCCTTCGGGCATCAAGCTGGTGCGCATGAACCTGGACACCGGCCAGCCGGCGCGGCCAGGCGACGACAACGTCATCCTGGAGGCGTTCAAGACCGGCAACAGTCCGGCCCAGGATCGTCGCGTGATCGGCCAGGGCCAGACAGCCGCCAACGACAATTCAGGCAGTTCCAGCGGGCAGAACGGCGGCGCCCAGGCACCGGCGGACACCGGCACCGGCGGCGGCCTGTACTGA